From the genome of Triticum aestivum cultivar Chinese Spring chromosome 1A, IWGSC CS RefSeq v2.1, whole genome shotgun sequence:
AGTGCATGAGTGGGACAGTGCGCCTGCTCCGTTAAATCATCTTCTTATTTCGTTGCCCCCACCCACCCCCCACAAGCTCGGAAGCCCGTTCCTCAGCCGTTGGCCGTCCACTCCACCCGCGCCCGCGGACGGCAAGCAAGCAGCCGTAGAGGGGGCGAGGTCATCGGCCATGCCCACGGCGCTCAAGGCGTTCTTGAACAGCCCCGTCGGCCCCAGGACCACGCACTTCTGGGGACCCGTCAGCAACTGGGGCTTCATCCTCGCGGTACGCGCTCCACGattccctctcctctctctctctctctctctctctgtacctGGTTTATCTACCTAGCTTTCCCAAATTAACCTGTGCTGTTGGTTGATCGCGACTACCAGAGTGCTGCGAATTCCTAGTGACACCGGTTGCAGTTTATGATCATCTATCTATATACGGGGAATTTCTCCCGtgctctccatttcaaattaattaTAGTTCTAGCTTTACGTCAAAATTCTTTAAGTTTGACAAACATATTAACATATACAATCCGAAATTAATTATCTTCCAATCGCCCCAAATGAGTGACCAGAGAGGTTGTGGAAACGGGGAAGGAGACCAAGAAAAGACAGATGTTTTAGTTTTTTATTTGCATGATAATGTTCTCTTCGGTGAGTCTATCATGCGCCGAATCTATTAGAGCATGACTAATAAATAAAGTTATtgtgtcatctatagccaacctaaTATATCTCTTAgcgacccactgcaatttcacgaTTTAAGGCCTCCTTTGATTTACGGGAACTTCGTAGGAATACTAAAGGTTTTAAATTTTATAGAAAAAGTTCGTCCAAAGCTCTTTcatttgtaggaatggattcctgtTCTTATATAGGATAGGAAGCAATCCTTCATAGTTTAAAGAAAAAGAAATATTAGCCTAGACTCGATAGAAAAATTCATATCCTATCCATCAAATCACATCGTTCTCTTTCCTTGTagaaattgagatacatgtcatcttacTTTCTATGATTTTCATATTTTTATGAACCAAAAGAGAACTAATATATACTTAAATATTATTAGAACCCATGAATTCCAGTCGATTCATATGCATCAGTGTTGTATGTCTGTTACTCATAAGAATAATTCATTAATTTGTTACTTACTATAGCTACAAAAATATTATCGGATTTTGAAGCATGATCTCTTTCTAGGAAGTTCATGAAACGGTGTAAATGAATAATCTTTTCAAGTTCGTCTGTCATTAAATTCTTTGACACTGTAACTTAATAATCCCTCGGTTGTTATTTCATCTCTAGGGTATGGCTAACATGAACAAGCCACCTGAATTGATATCCGGCCATATGACTGCAGGTTATTTGTCTGACAAGTCACAGATTCTAGATATAGTTTGATGATCAATACATCTTCAACTATCTTTAGTGACTACTATTGTGTTGTGCAGTCATGTGTGTGTATTCTGGCCTATTTATGAGGTTCGCATGGGTGGTACGGCCGCGGAACTATTTTCTTATGGCAACCCATGCCTCCAACGAAAGCGTTCAACTCTACCAGTTATCTCGCTATGCTAGGGCTCAAGGGTAAGTCTTCTTATGTGAACTTTTTCTTGCCATATTACTATACCACAGTATCCACCAAAAGATCATAAACATGGTTATATCGTTTTCTTGTTTGTTGCATAATTGCCAAATGCTAACATGGCACTTAATTAATGCAACAATAGAGTGATAATATAGATGTTTGGCCTTGGATTTTGCAGTTACCTAGAGAAGAAAGAGCCTGAAGCCCAACATTAACAATGGCCCGAAGAATACTGTAGACACTATTTATGTAAACAAAATTGGTTTCGGGCAATTTGTAATGCTTGTGATCGTAAAGTTTATGTATTAATTACACTGTCGGAATACAACAAAATGGAAACCCCTATGATACGGAATGAGATCCTTTGACATAGGAGGGATTAGAAGGACGTCAATGTGCATCGTCTGTCCATGCCGCATTCGACAATTCCAGGCATGGACTGTAGATACTTTGCATCTATCATACTAGCTGGAGGCCGTCTGGTAAGGTGCACGAAGGTCGTCTGGTCTACTAATTAAGCCCACAAGAGATTTGTTGAGTTGGTTTGTTAATTAACTACTTTACATTTTATTCCTCCTTCGACCAGACTATCCTGAATATACAGCTCATACAGGCACCCTTTGCGGGTTTTTTAACGAGACTGTGTACGATTATAATTTTTGATAACATGTCTCTATATTTATAACCTTGTGATCAATGCTACATCATTTAGCAAGAGAGGGATGAGCTCCCCAGGAGACTTATCAAGGAAACTGTTACAAGAAGGGCCTTTAGCCAACTTAGCTAATCCATGTGCAACAATATTAGCTTCCCTAGGACAGTGCACAAATGAAGTAAAATAGAATTTGCACGCCATTGATAGCAATCACCAAAAAAATGCAGCCACGGGGTGCAGTGATCGGCCTCCCTCGTTCATTGTATTGATAACCTGCAGATTGTCCAAGTTCACTATGATCTTGTTGAAACCAATTGTCTGTGCAAGAGAAAGTCCATACCGCAGAGCTATAGCTTCAACAAAAATAAACATCAGGGCCCATATCAATTCTCCAATTACTTGCATTAATAAAGTTCATCTTCTCAACCCATATAATAGGTATTCCCCTCCAGGAAATCTTGATCGAATGGGGCGTCTACATTAAGCTTCAC
Proteins encoded in this window:
- the LOC123189645 gene encoding mitochondrial pyruvate carrier 1, with translation MGMAASFPDHVMDLRAQVHEWDSAPAPLNHLLISLPPPTPHKLGSPFLSRWPSTPPAPADGKQAAVEGARSSAMPTALKAFLNSPVGPRTTHFWGPVSNWGFILAGMANMNKPPELISGHMTAVMCVYSGLFMRFAWVVRPRNYFLMATHASNESVQLYQLSRYARAQGYLEKKEPEAQH